From Sphingobium sp. RAC03, a single genomic window includes:
- a CDS encoding Na+/H+ antiporter subunit C, with protein sequence MSIEFLVASAIAVLTAAGIYLALRGRTFPVVLGLAMLSYAINLFLFAIGRLTVNRPPLYEKGVTDYADPLPQALVLTAIVISFAMTALAVVLSLRSFLETGTDQVDGIVEADPPQPDREAAP encoded by the coding sequence ATGAGTATCGAATTTCTGGTCGCCTCCGCCATTGCCGTGCTGACCGCGGCGGGCATCTATCTCGCCTTGCGCGGGCGCACCTTCCCGGTCGTGCTTGGCCTCGCCATGCTGTCCTATGCCATCAACCTCTTCCTCTTCGCCATCGGTCGCCTGACGGTCAACCGTCCGCCGCTCTATGAAAAGGGCGTGACCGACTATGCCGACCCCTTGCCGCAAGCCCTGGTGCTGACCGCCATCGTCATTTCCTTCGCCATGACCGCGCTTGCCGTCGTGCTGTCGCTGCGCAGCTTCCTGGAAACCGGCACGGATCAGGTCGACGGCATCGTCGAGGCTGACCCGCCCCAGCCCGATCGGGAGGCGGCGCCATGA
- a CDS encoding arsenate reductase/protein-tyrosine-phosphatase family protein, whose translation MIRSRFGTFRGLVRLALSYPQLALGRSASVAPDPAQVRRLVFVCQGNICRSAFADVVARGAGLNSASFGLSTTTGREAHGPAIAAASMLGHDMRTHRAIDLADYIPESGDLLLAMEVRQLHRLAADQRLAALPRMLLGRWTRPMLPHLHDPYMLDDRYMAQCLARIEQAVGALVRAFPGARLS comes from the coding sequence ATGATCCGGTCGCGGTTCGGCACTTTCCGCGGGCTAGTGCGGCTTGCCTTATCCTATCCGCAATTGGCGCTTGGCCGATCCGCCAGCGTTGCACCCGACCCTGCGCAGGTGCGGCGATTGGTGTTCGTATGCCAGGGAAATATCTGTCGCAGCGCCTTTGCCGATGTGGTGGCGCGGGGCGCGGGGCTGAATAGCGCGTCCTTTGGTCTGTCGACAACGACCGGGCGAGAGGCGCATGGTCCTGCCATCGCGGCGGCGAGCATGTTGGGGCATGACATGCGCACGCATCGCGCCATCGATCTGGCCGATTATATACCAGAATCCGGCGACCTGTTGCTGGCGATGGAAGTGCGGCAATTGCACCGGCTGGCTGCCGATCAGCGCCTGGCGGCCCTGCCCCGTATGTTGCTGGGTCGCTGGACCCGGCCGATGCTACCGCATCTGCATGACCCCTATATGCTCGATGACCGCTATATGGCGCAATGCCTTGCCCGGATCGAACAGGCCGTGGGCGCGCTGGTCAGGGCTTTCCCCGGCGCACGGCTTTCCTGA
- a CDS encoding DUF1134 domain-containing protein: MNSKMGQMAARVARAGTWVVALAGLALTPVATQAQVRTIDPNAAIDADLAPPPPANSQPTAPGVDSSVYDGPPAIEDPATATGAPVTANSPPAAPDPTISYQEDDLIGAAEGVFGKGAEGLAGLIEKVLKDQGRPNAYIAGREASGAFVVGLRYGSGTLNHKVEGKREVYWTGPSIGFDVGGNASNTFVLVYNLYDTQDLYHRFPAAEGTAYLVGGFTASYLRWGNVVLIPIRLGVGYRLGVNAGYMKFSEKRNWMPF, from the coding sequence ATGAACAGCAAAATGGGGCAAATGGCCGCCCGTGTTGCGCGAGCAGGCACATGGGTCGTGGCGCTGGCCGGACTGGCGCTGACGCCCGTCGCGACGCAGGCGCAGGTCCGCACGATCGATCCCAATGCGGCCATCGATGCCGATCTCGCGCCGCCGCCGCCCGCCAATAGCCAACCGACCGCGCCGGGCGTCGATTCCAGCGTCTATGATGGCCCACCGGCGATCGAAGATCCGGCGACGGCAACCGGCGCACCGGTAACTGCCAATTCACCGCCCGCCGCGCCCGATCCCACCATTTCCTACCAGGAAGACGATTTGATCGGCGCGGCCGAGGGCGTGTTCGGCAAAGGCGCTGAAGGACTGGCTGGCCTGATCGAGAAGGTGTTGAAGGACCAAGGGCGCCCCAACGCCTATATCGCCGGGCGCGAGGCATCGGGCGCGTTCGTCGTCGGTCTGCGTTATGGATCGGGCACATTGAACCATAAGGTCGAAGGTAAGCGCGAAGTCTATTGGACCGGCCCGTCGATCGGTTTCGATGTCGGCGGCAATGCGTCCAACACGTTCGTCCTGGTCTATAATCTCTACGATACGCAGGATCTTTATCACCGCTTCCCCGCCGCCGAAGGCACGGCCTATCTGGTGGGCGGCTTCACCGCCAGCTATCTGCGCTGGGGCAATGTGGTGCTGATCCCCATCCGGCTGGGCGTCGGCTATCGCTTGGGCGTCAATGCGGGCTATATGAAGTTCAGCGAAAAGCGGAACTGGATGCCCTTCTAA
- the dinB gene encoding DNA polymerase IV, whose translation MDPVPPPLRKIIHIDMDAFYASVEQRDDPALRGQPIAVGGGGPRGVVATASYEARTFGVKSAMPGARARRLCPGLIFVTPRFDAYRAASTHIREIFSRYTDIIQPLSLDEAYLDVTVNKPGIASATQVAEEIRHLIRTETGLTASAGVSYNKLIAKLASDQNKPDGVCVVRPSEGAAFIAAMPVRRIHGIGPVTARRMHELGIETGADLRARDLRFLQAHFGSSADYYYRAARGEDDRPVREREGRKSVSVEDTFSDDLTDRAALVTEIDRIAASLWTRIEKAQAWGRTVVLKVKFADFRIITRSRSFTAPVRSPDLLAQTARELLLAQLPLRMGARLLGLGVHNLEAEEAVEQGEQLALSL comes from the coding sequence ATGGACCCCGTGCCGCCACCGCTGCGCAAGATCATCCATATCGACATGGATGCTTTCTATGCGTCGGTGGAACAGCGCGATGACCCTGCGCTGCGGGGCCAGCCGATCGCCGTCGGCGGCGGCGGTCCGCGCGGCGTGGTGGCGACGGCCAGTTATGAAGCACGGACATTCGGGGTCAAATCGGCCATGCCCGGCGCACGGGCGCGGCGGCTCTGCCCCGGCCTGATCTTCGTCACGCCCAGGTTCGATGCCTATCGCGCGGCATCCACCCATATTCGCGAAATTTTCAGTCGCTATACCGACATCATTCAGCCGCTTTCGCTGGATGAAGCCTATCTCGACGTGACGGTGAACAAGCCGGGCATCGCGTCGGCAACGCAGGTCGCCGAAGAGATACGGCATTTGATCCGCACCGAAACGGGCCTCACAGCCTCGGCCGGCGTGTCCTACAACAAGCTGATCGCCAAGCTGGCATCAGACCAGAACAAGCCCGATGGCGTGTGTGTGGTGCGGCCGAGTGAAGGCGCGGCCTTCATCGCGGCGATGCCGGTACGGCGCATCCACGGCATTGGGCCAGTGACCGCGCGGCGGATGCATGAACTGGGGATCGAGACGGGGGCGGACCTGCGCGCGCGCGACCTGCGCTTTCTCCAGGCCCATTTCGGCAGTTCGGCGGACTATTATTATCGCGCGGCGCGGGGCGAGGATGACCGGCCCGTGCGCGAGCGTGAAGGGCGTAAATCCGTCAGCGTGGAGGACACATTTTCCGACGACCTGACCGATCGGGCTGCGTTGGTTACGGAGATAGATCGGATCGCCGCCAGCCTGTGGACCCGGATCGAAAAGGCGCAGGCCTGGGGCCGGACGGTGGTGCTGAAGGTGAAGTTCGCCGATTTCCGCATCATCACCCGATCGCGCAGCTTCACCGCGCCGGTACGATCGCCGGACTTGCTGGCGCAGACCGCGCGCGAATTGCTGCTGGCGCAATTGCCCCTGCGCATGGGTGCGCGGTTGCTGGGCCTCGGCGTACATAATCTGGAGGCGGAGGAAGCGGTCGAGCAGGGCGAACAACTCGCCCTGTCGTTATAG
- a CDS encoding Na+/H+ antiporter subunit E: MKRLLPHPGLTLLLVTMWMLVLNSLSMGGFLLGLFFAIVVPLFTAPFWPDRPQMRLGLPLLGYAFLVLWDIVVANFEVARLILFRRNRDFRSCWLSIPLELRSAEAITLLAGTISLTPGTVSTDISTDGRHLLVHALDTGDAAGEITRIKTRYERRLLEIFR, encoded by the coding sequence ATGAAACGCCTGCTGCCCCATCCCGGCCTCACGCTCCTGCTGGTCACCATGTGGATGCTGGTGCTTAACAGCCTTAGCATGGGCGGCTTCCTGCTCGGTCTTTTCTTCGCTATCGTCGTGCCGCTCTTCACCGCGCCCTTCTGGCCGGACCGGCCGCAAATGCGCCTTGGCCTGCCTTTGCTCGGCTATGCCTTCCTGGTGCTATGGGACATCGTCGTTGCGAATTTTGAGGTTGCGCGGCTGATCCTGTTCCGGCGCAACCGCGATTTCCGCTCCTGCTGGCTCAGCATACCGCTCGAATTGCGCTCGGCCGAAGCCATCACTCTGCTCGCAGGCACGATCAGCCTGACGCCCGGCACCGTCTCCACCGATATTTCGACCGATGGCCGCCATTTGCTGGTCCATGCGCTCGATACCGGCGATGCGGCGGGCGAAATCACGCGCATCAAGACGCGCTATGAACGCCGCCTGCTGGAGATTTTCCGATGA
- a CDS encoding carboxylate--amine ligase: MSRYPVALVLGLENAIGLTVVRELGEKGVPVHGIAREASPVAAASRHCAAMTVRPSGPMAEWLPDLIATTGAGAVLAISESDLLELSTLPPVIGGCHVLVPRPEPLAKVLDKLRTLEIAAEVGLCIPQTWQPRAGEDFAARVAAMRYPLVAKWANPPEIMPILEQAGLEWLKTEYIRTPKELAALLDRYAPVGHWPLIQQYCRGVGLGQMLYMDDGEATLRFQHRRLHEWPPEGGVSTLCRAEPTNAHAAQMLLSEALLCALDWQGQAMVEYRYEAESGRYWLMEVNGRFWGSLPLARHCGALFAWEAYRRTVLGQTDVAPTPRDTLRARYMVPETKRLARVLVSPTRISDPFFQRRPLADLTAYLLTFFDPRARYYVFSLSDPRPWLRDMAQMFRKAVRRGKP, from the coding sequence GTGAGCCGCTATCCCGTCGCGCTCGTCCTCGGTCTGGAAAATGCCATCGGCCTGACGGTCGTGCGCGAACTGGGCGAAAAGGGCGTACCCGTCCATGGCATCGCCCGCGAAGCGTCGCCCGTGGCTGCCGCGTCGCGCCATTGTGCTGCCATGACGGTGCGCCCCTCTGGACCGATGGCCGAATGGTTGCCCGATCTGATCGCCACCACGGGGGCAGGGGCGGTCTTGGCCATTTCCGAATCCGACCTGCTGGAGCTTTCGACCCTGCCGCCGGTGATCGGCGGCTGCCATGTACTGGTGCCCCGGCCGGAGCCGCTGGCCAAGGTGCTGGACAAGCTGCGCACGCTGGAGATCGCGGCTGAGGTCGGCCTATGCATCCCGCAAACCTGGCAGCCACGCGCGGGCGAGGATTTTGCCGCCCGTGTCGCGGCCATGCGCTATCCGCTGGTCGCCAAATGGGCCAATCCCCCCGAAATCATGCCCATTTTGGAGCAGGCGGGGCTGGAATGGCTCAAGACCGAGTATATCCGCACGCCCAAGGAATTGGCGGCCTTGCTCGACCGCTACGCCCCGGTCGGTCATTGGCCGCTGATCCAGCAATATTGCCGGGGCGTCGGCCTTGGCCAAATGCTCTATATGGACGATGGCGAAGCGACCTTGCGTTTCCAGCATCGCCGCCTGCACGAATGGCCGCCCGAAGGCGGCGTGTCCACGCTCTGCCGCGCCGAGCCGACCAACGCACATGCGGCGCAGATGCTGCTATCGGAAGCCCTGTTGTGTGCGCTCGATTGGCAGGGCCAAGCGATGGTCGAATATCGCTATGAAGCCGAAAGTGGCCGATATTGGCTGATGGAAGTCAATGGCCGTTTCTGGGGCAGCCTGCCGCTGGCGCGCCACTGCGGCGCGCTGTTCGCCTGGGAAGCCTATCGCCGCACCGTCCTTGGCCAAACCGATGTTGCGCCGACGCCCCGTGACACGCTCCGCGCCCGCTATATGGTGCCCGAAACCAAGCGGCTAGCGCGCGTATTGGTGTCGCCAACGCGGATCAGCGATCCCTTCTTCCAACGCCGCCCGCTGGCGGACCTGACCGCCTATCTGCTGACTTTCTTCGATCCGCGTGCGCGTTATTATGTGTTCAGCCTGTCCGATCCACGCCCCTGGCTGCGCGACATGGCGCAGATGTTCAGGAAAGCCGTGCGCCGGGGAAAGCCCTGA
- a CDS encoding monovalent cation/H+ antiporter subunit A — translation MVLLCLLPFVGTLLLSIMGRAGRNAQAAIAVIPAIAGLALLGWFAPLVLSGGVAQWHMAWVPTLGLDLSLRLDALGLLFAGLILGIGLLIILYARFYLSAKDAMGRFLAMLLLFQGAMLGIALSGNILLLLIFWELTSLSSFLLIGFRSDTAEGRQGARMALAVTGGGGLALIGGLVLLGTIAGSFELADILASGDLIRSSTLYPMALILILLGCFTKSAQFPFHFWLPHAMAAPTPVSAYLHSATMVKAGVFLLARFWPVLSGTDLWFYLVTTTGLVTMILGAAIALFRHDLKAILAYSTISHLGLLTMLFGFGTPVAAMVGVFHLLNHAVFKAALFMNAGIVDHETGTRDIRLLGGLTTLMPITATLGIVASASMAGLPPLAGFLSKEMMLEEAGHTLWAGQSWIVPLGAVIGATLSVAYSLRYIVHLYFGPRPASYPAQPHDPPFGLWAPSALLVVLTILVGLFPQTLTVGLVTPAAAIVTGGTAPPFKPALWHGVTPALVMSIVAVAVGALMLWLHGPLLRAWDALRLPDAKRMFDRALEWLVDRASDMTRAIHNGSLQRQLSLLFLVAILVGALGVWTGGYSPGTRPTIPAHPVAILAWGLLVAAVIAVVKAQRQRYLTLVYISVVGLVVSLAFVYLSAPDLALTQISVEVVTILLLLLALNLMPKQPVRLSSNSLRLRDGLIGLTGGTVAGLAAWAVMTREPNDPISAYHWENSYSGGGGTNVVNVTLVDFRAFDTFGEITVLGIAALTIFALLQPVARGPSGQRLREWVADLPRSPERHPMMFAVAARLLLPLATMIGLFIFLRGHNLPGGGFIAGLVVSIAMLMQYMASGFEWADQRRRIDEHMLIGLGVTIAALTGLGSLFFGAPLFTSAFGYVTLPLVGTFELATAMLFDVGVAMTVIGAVMLALAELSHIAQRAEKALVEDDGPMDIDPAKLRGRRA, via the coding sequence TTGGTCCTGCTTTGCCTCCTGCCATTCGTCGGCACCTTGCTGCTGTCGATCATGGGTAGGGCAGGCCGCAACGCGCAGGCCGCGATCGCCGTCATCCCCGCCATCGCCGGACTTGCCCTGCTGGGATGGTTCGCGCCGCTCGTGCTGAGCGGCGGGGTGGCGCAATGGCATATGGCCTGGGTGCCGACATTGGGACTGGATCTCAGCCTGCGTCTCGATGCGCTGGGCTTGCTGTTTGCGGGCCTGATCCTGGGCATCGGCCTGCTCATCATCCTCTATGCGCGCTTCTATCTGTCCGCCAAGGACGCGATGGGCCGGTTCCTGGCGATGCTGCTGCTGTTTCAGGGGGCGATGCTGGGCATCGCTCTGTCGGGCAACATCTTGCTGTTGCTCATCTTCTGGGAACTGACCAGCCTGTCCTCCTTCCTGCTGATCGGCTTCCGCAGCGACACGGCTGAGGGGCGGCAGGGCGCGCGCATGGCGTTGGCGGTGACGGGCGGCGGTGGCCTCGCGCTCATTGGCGGTCTGGTGTTGCTTGGCACGATCGCGGGATCGTTCGAACTGGCCGACATATTGGCAAGCGGCGACCTCATCCGGTCGTCCACCCTCTATCCCATGGCGCTGATCCTGATCCTGCTGGGCTGCTTCACCAAGTCGGCGCAGTTCCCGTTTCACTTCTGGCTGCCCCACGCCATGGCCGCCCCCACGCCGGTCAGCGCCTATCTGCATAGCGCGACCATGGTGAAGGCGGGCGTGTTCCTGCTCGCGCGCTTCTGGCCGGTGCTGTCGGGGACCGACCTGTGGTTCTATCTGGTGACGACGACGGGGTTGGTCACGATGATCCTCGGTGCGGCCATCGCCTTGTTCCGTCATGATCTCAAGGCGATCCTCGCTTACTCCACCATCAGCCATCTTGGCCTGCTGACCATGTTGTTCGGCTTCGGCACGCCGGTCGCCGCGATGGTCGGCGTTTTCCATCTGCTCAACCATGCCGTCTTCAAGGCCGCCCTGTTCATGAACGCCGGGATCGTCGATCATGAAACGGGCACGCGCGACATTCGCCTGCTGGGTGGGCTGACGACGCTGATGCCGATCACCGCGACGCTGGGCATCGTCGCGTCCGCCTCCATGGCGGGCTTGCCACCGCTTGCCGGTTTCCTGTCGAAGGAAATGATGCTGGAGGAAGCCGGGCATACCCTATGGGCAGGGCAGTCGTGGATCGTGCCGCTCGGCGCCGTGATCGGAGCCACGCTGTCGGTGGCCTATTCGCTACGCTATATTGTCCATCTCTATTTCGGGCCTCGCCCGGCGTCCTATCCTGCCCAGCCGCATGATCCGCCGTTCGGTCTATGGGCACCGTCCGCCTTGCTGGTCGTGCTGACCATCCTGGTCGGCCTGTTCCCGCAGACATTGACGGTGGGCCTCGTCACGCCCGCCGCCGCCATCGTCACCGGCGGCACCGCGCCGCCATTCAAGCCCGCCCTCTGGCATGGCGTGACCCCGGCGCTGGTGATGAGCATCGTGGCGGTCGCGGTCGGGGCGTTGATGCTGTGGCTTCATGGCCCCTTGCTGCGGGCCTGGGACGCTCTGCGCCTGCCCGATGCCAAGCGGATGTTCGACCGGGCGCTGGAATGGCTGGTCGATCGGGCCAGCGACATGACGCGCGCCATCCATAATGGCTCGCTGCAACGGCAACTTAGCCTGCTGTTCCTGGTCGCGATCCTGGTCGGCGCGCTGGGCGTGTGGACCGGCGGCTACAGCCCCGGCACCCGCCCCACCATTCCCGCCCATCCCGTGGCGATCCTCGCCTGGGGCTTGCTGGTCGCGGCGGTCATCGCGGTCGTGAAGGCGCAGCGCCAACGCTATCTGACGCTCGTCTATATCAGCGTCGTCGGCCTCGTCGTCTCGCTCGCCTTCGTCTATCTGTCGGCCCCGGACCTCGCCCTCACGCAGATTTCGGTGGAGGTCGTGACGATCCTGCTGTTGCTGCTGGCGCTCAACCTGATGCCCAAACAGCCGGTGCGTCTCTCCAGCAACAGCCTGCGGTTGCGCGACGGCCTGATCGGGCTGACCGGTGGCACGGTCGCGGGCCTCGCGGCCTGGGCCGTGATGACGCGCGAACCCAATGATCCGATCTCCGCCTATCATTGGGAAAACAGCTATTCGGGCGGCGGCGGGACCAATGTGGTCAATGTCACGCTGGTCGATTTTCGCGCTTTCGACACGTTCGGCGAAATCACGGTGCTGGGCATTGCCGCCCTCACCATCTTCGCGCTGCTGCAACCGGTGGCGCGTGGCCCCTCTGGCCAGCGCCTGCGCGAGTGGGTCGCGGATCTGCCCCGGTCCCCCGAACGCCATCCCATGATGTTCGCAGTCGCCGCCCGGCTCCTCCTGCCACTGGCGACGATGATCGGTCTCTTCATCTTCCTGCGCGGGCATAATCTGCCGGGCGGAGGCTTCATCGCCGGGCTGGTCGTCTCCATCGCGATGCTGATGCAATATATGGCGTCGGGCTTCGAATGGGCGGACCAGCGGCGGCGGATCGACGAACATATGCTGATCGGCTTGGGTGTCACCATCGCCGCCCTGACCGGCCTTGGCTCGCTCTTCTTCGGCGCGCCGCTCTTCACCAGTGCTTTCGGCTATGTCACGCTGCCGCTGGTCGGAACATTTGAACTCGCGACGGCGATGCTGTTCGACGTCGGCGTCGCCATGACGGTGATCGGCGCGGTGATGCTGGCGCTGGCCGAACTCAGCCATATCGCCCAGCGCGCGGAAAAGGCGCTGGTGGAGGATGATGGTCCGATGGATATCGACCCGGCCAAATTGCGGGGACGCCGGGCATGA
- a CDS encoding ubiquinol-cytochrome C chaperone family protein — protein MSTASPSFLQRLFGRTDPKDSLMPLYHAIVAEGRQPHWYLDGAVPDTLDGRFDMIVAILSQVLVRLQEQGATQESVWLTEVFVDDMDGQLRQEGIGDVVVGKHVGRMMSALGGRISAYRTALAGEADLREALVRNLYRGGEVSDTALTHVEGALRARWTRLGSLSRDALLAGDIG, from the coding sequence ATGTCCACCGCCTCCCCTTCCTTCCTGCAAAGACTGTTCGGGCGTACCGACCCCAAAGACAGTCTGATGCCGCTCTATCATGCCATCGTCGCGGAAGGCCGCCAGCCGCACTGGTATCTGGACGGTGCCGTGCCCGACACGCTGGACGGCCGGTTCGACATGATCGTCGCGATTTTGAGCCAGGTGCTGGTCCGGTTGCAGGAACAGGGTGCGACACAGGAAAGCGTCTGGCTGACCGAAGTCTTCGTCGACGATATGGATGGGCAGTTGCGCCAGGAAGGAATTGGCGATGTCGTGGTCGGCAAGCATGTCGGCCGCATGATGAGCGCGCTTGGCGGGCGGATCAGCGCCTATCGCACGGCACTGGCGGGCGAAGCGGATTTGCGCGAGGCGCTGGTGCGCAACCTCTATCGCGGCGGGGAGGTGTCGGATACCGCGCTAACCCATGTCGAAGGCGCGCTGCGGGCGCGCTGGACGCGGCTGGGCAGCCTGTCGCGCGATGCCTTGCTGGCGGGAGATATCGGATGA
- a CDS encoding DUF177 domain-containing protein, with protein MSPVPTPEFSRPIKVDQIGRLAGSVHIAAKAEERMALMRRFGLIALDRLEADYGIGEDNGAIVARGRIRATLSQPCVATGLPVPEQIDSDFLLRFIVEGTDVVDSDELELDVEDCDTIGYDGQVIDMGEAVAETMALVMAPYPRSPDADAYLKEVGVLNEDQTGPFAALLALKNKT; from the coding sequence ATGAGCCCCGTCCCTACGCCTGAATTTTCGCGCCCGATCAAGGTCGATCAGATCGGTCGGCTCGCGGGCAGCGTGCATATCGCGGCCAAGGCCGAAGAGCGCATGGCATTGATGCGCCGTTTCGGCTTGATCGCGCTCGACCGGCTCGAAGCCGATTACGGGATTGGCGAGGACAATGGCGCGATCGTCGCGCGCGGACGCATACGCGCCACGCTGTCGCAACCCTGCGTGGCGACCGGCCTGCCCGTGCCGGAACAGATCGACAGCGATTTCCTGCTGCGCTTCATCGTCGAAGGGACCGATGTGGTCGATAGCGACGAACTGGAACTGGATGTCGAGGATTGCGACACGATCGGCTATGACGGCCAGGTCATCGACATGGGCGAAGCGGTGGCCGAAACCATGGCTTTGGTCATGGCCCCCTATCCCCGCTCGCCGGACGCCGACGCCTATCTCAAGGAGGTCGGCGTGTTGAACGAGGATCAGACCGGCCCCTTCGCGGCCCTGCTAGCGCTCAAGAACAAGACATAG
- a CDS encoding outer membrane protein assembly factor BamE, which produces MFLGFAGSPPQEKSMRPFSRHSAQGRILLAIGLGALVLGASGCTRVRTHQGYQVDKLLVDSVQPGIDNRASVEGTLGRPTFTSQFGEQEWYYISRSMRALAFSNPKPVEQTVLRVRFDAAGNVAAVDRMGLEQVANISPSGDKTPTLGRNRSLFDEIFGNIGAVGAGGMGGTGAGGGGPGPNGS; this is translated from the coding sequence ATGTTTCTTGGGTTCGCGGGTTCGCCCCCGCAGGAGAAGTCGATGCGTCCGTTCAGCCGTCATTCCGCACAGGGGCGCATCCTGCTCGCCATAGGCCTTGGCGCGCTCGTACTGGGCGCTTCGGGCTGCACCCGCGTTCGCACCCATCAGGGCTATCAGGTCGACAAGCTGCTGGTGGATTCGGTCCAGCCCGGCATCGACAATCGCGCCTCGGTCGAAGGCACGCTGGGCCGCCCGACCTTCACCTCGCAGTTCGGCGAGCAGGAATGGTATTATATTTCGCGCAGCATGCGCGCGCTGGCCTTCTCGAACCCCAAACCCGTGGAACAGACCGTGCTGCGCGTCCGCTTCGATGCTGCCGGCAATGTCGCGGCGGTCGATCGCATGGGGCTGGAACAGGTCGCCAATATTTCGCCATCTGGGGACAAGACCCCGACGCTCGGCCGCAACCGTAGCCTGTTCGACGAGATTTTCGGCAATATCGGCGCGGTCGGTGCCGGTGGCATGGGTGGTACCGGTGCAGGCGGTGGCGGCCCCGGCCCCAACGGCAGCTAA
- a CDS encoding monovalent cation/H+ antiporter subunit D, protein MIDALIAAPLLLPAFAGTATLLFRRRRRWIGAAISVGSAAGLVLLAMILMGQAIAGGPTAYALGNWPAPFGIVLVLDRLAALMLLLTAVLGLAVAAHATLTGLDRKGWHFHPLFQFQLLGINGAFLTGDLFNLFVFFEVLLIASYGLMLHGQGAQRLTAGVQYVIVNLIGSTLFLIALGLLYGITGTLNMADMAVRAAALPPGDMGLLRAGGLLLVTVFALKAALAPLHLWLPRTYGSTAPAVAALFAIMTKVGAYAIIRTAPLIFGDWVGQLLLPAALIAMLLGFVGLLAARGLRDMAAFGLIGSTATLLVAIAQFDQRAMTAALFYLPHTTLAAALLFLTIDLVIRWRPAEGDSIVPTSAFAGQGRLALLFLAAAVALAGLPPLSGFIGKLLILQASLTSPYVIGIWALVLGTSLLAVVGMARAGTTVFWKQGSCPPTSKNRTAFRAIEALPAFFLLAMLGALTVAAGPATAYADATSRQLFDVPAYVRAVLGPDAPGAVR, encoded by the coding sequence ATGATCGATGCGCTGATCGCTGCGCCCCTGTTGCTCCCTGCCTTTGCCGGAACCGCGACTTTGCTGTTCCGCCGTCGGCGGCGCTGGATCGGTGCGGCCATCTCGGTCGGGTCGGCGGCGGGACTCGTTCTGCTGGCAATGATCCTTATGGGGCAGGCCATCGCAGGCGGACCGACCGCCTATGCGCTGGGCAATTGGCCCGCCCCCTTTGGCATCGTTTTGGTGCTGGACCGGCTGGCGGCACTGATGCTGCTGCTGACCGCCGTCCTCGGCTTGGCGGTGGCGGCTCACGCGACCTTGACGGGGCTTGATCGCAAGGGCTGGCACTTTCACCCGCTCTTCCAGTTCCAGCTGCTCGGCATCAATGGCGCATTCCTGACCGGCGATCTGTTCAACCTTTTCGTCTTCTTCGAAGTGCTGCTGATCGCCTCCTACGGCCTGATGCTGCACGGGCAGGGCGCGCAGCGGCTGACGGCGGGCGTGCAATATGTGATCGTCAACCTTATCGGCTCCACCCTGTTCCTGATCGCGTTGGGCCTGCTCTATGGCATAACCGGCACGCTCAACATGGCCGATATGGCGGTGCGCGCCGCCGCCTTGCCGCCGGGGGATATGGGGCTGTTGCGCGCAGGCGGGCTGCTGCTGGTCACGGTGTTCGCGCTCAAGGCGGCGCTTGCGCCGTTGCACCTCTGGCTGCCGCGCACCTATGGATCGACAGCCCCCGCCGTCGCCGCGCTGTTCGCGATCATGACCAAGGTCGGGGCCTATGCCATCATCCGCACCGCACCGCTGATCTTCGGCGACTGGGTCGGGCAGTTGCTGCTGCCCGCAGCACTGATCGCGATGTTGCTCGGATTTGTCGGCTTGCTCGCCGCGCGCGGCTTGCGCGATATGGCGGCGTTCGGCCTGATCGGATCGACCGCCACCTTGCTGGTCGCCATTGCCCAGTTCGATCAGCGCGCCATGACCGCCGCGCTTTTCTATCTGCCGCATACCACTCTGGCCGCGGCGCTGCTGTTCCTGACGATCGATCTCGTCATCCGCTGGCGTCCGGCCGAGGGCGACTCGATCGTGCCGACATCGGCTTTCGCCGGGCAGGGCAGGCTGGCCTTGCTGTTCCTGGCGGCAGCCGTCGCCCTGGCAGGCCTGCCGCCGCTGTCGGGTTTCATCGGCAAATTGCTCATCCTTCAGGCATCGCTGACATCGCCCTATGTCATCGGCATCTGGGCGCTCGTGCTGGGGACCAGCCTGCTGGCGGTGGTCGGCATGGCACGGGCCGGAACCACCGTGTTCTGGAAACAAGGCAGCTGCCCACCCACGTCCAAGAACCGCACCGCCTTTCGCGCCATCGAAGCATTGCCGGCCTTTTTCCTGCTCGCCATGCTGGGCGCGCTGACCGTGGCGGCTGGCCCGGCGACCGCCTATGCCGACGCCACCAGCCGCCAACTGTTCGACGTGCCCGCTTATGTCCGCGCCGTGCTGGGGCCAGATGCACCGGGAGCCGTCCGATGA